In Helianthus annuus cultivar XRQ/B chromosome 3, HanXRQr2.0-SUNRISE, whole genome shotgun sequence, a single window of DNA contains:
- the LOC110931975 gene encoding subtilisin-like protease SBT3, producing MTQFMNLCFVFFIFTLIVISITLSSSSNDYQPYIVVMDKSMMPSPFSNHHHWYTSVLLSVSNEAPAKHLYTYNHVMDGFSAVLTKSQLEQLEKMPGHLATFEDQLGQLHTTHTPKFLGLKKHAGLWPISSFGEDMIIGILDSGIWPESESFHDKGMSDVPSRWRGTCETENFCNKKLIGARSFSQGMKHLKENISTTDDYDSPRDFEGHGTHTSSTAAGNRVQSADYFGYAKGTATGIAPKARLAMYKVWFFNNSYDAAASDTLAGMDQAIEDGVDLMSLSLGFHETQFYQNPIAIGAFAAMEKGIFVSCSAGNGGPHPYTMFNGAPWITTVGAGTIDRDFAAYVTPGDQKYGILIGKSIFPQNLLVERVPIYYGYGNKSKEACDDGSLDPKDVQGKYIFCDGMSQTELETSGAAGAIFISESDDSKFLRPTDFNLPYVVLEPKVSHRLKNYIINTKNASISVKYGETLLGVKPAPQVSHTSSRGPDTQSPWILKPDLLAPGVNILAAWAPNRASAPIGDDYLLSDYKLVSGTSMASPHVVGIATLLKSTHRDWSPAAIRSAMMTTADILDNNRSIIMDITFGEPGTPLDYGAGHVNPNKAMDPGLIYDIKPQDYINYLCAMNYTRHQIQIFSKKSEINCSNATLDLNYPSFMLILNNTNTTRSTFHRVLTNVGTSSSSYRAVVDTPSTGMNVVVNPSTIFFEGKYSTATFEVIVDVDITDAPPAYYGYFGNCGYLSWFEVNGTHVVRSPIVSALAP from the exons ATGACACAATTTATGAATCTTTGTTTCGTCTTCTTTATTTTCACTCTCATAGTCATATCAATTACATTATCATCTTCATCAAATGATTATCAACCTTACATTGTTGTGATGGACAAATCAATGATGCCATCACCCTTCTCTAATCACCACCATTGGTACACATCTGTCCTTTTATCGGTATCCAATGAAGCTCCTGCGAAGCATCTCTACACATATAACCATGTCATGGACGGATTCAGTGCGGTTCTCACTAAATCGCAACTCGAGCAGCTTGAAAAGATGCCAGGACATCTTGCAACGTTTGAGGATCAACTTGGCCAGCTTCACACGACACATACGCCTAAGTTTTTGGGACTAAAGAAACATGCTGGGTTGTGGCCGATTTCTAGTTTCGGTGAAGATATGATTATTGGCATACTAGACTCTGGAATTTGGCCAGAAAGTGAGAGTTTCCATGACAAAGGGATGTCGGATGTACCTTCTCGATGGCGCGGGACTTGTGAAACcgaaaacttttgtaataaaaagCTTATAGGCGCACGTTCGTTTAGCCAGGGGATGAAGCATCTAAAGGAGAACATTTCCACAACAGATGACTATGATTCGCCTAGAGATTTCGAAGGACATGGAACACATACATCTTCAACAGCAGCTGGTAATCGAGTACAGTCTGCTGATTATTTTGGTTATGCCAAAGGAACAGCTACTGGAATAGCACCAAAAGCACGGTTAGCCATGTACAAAGTGTGGTTCTTCAATAACTCATATGATGCTGCAGCAAGTGATACACTAGCTGGAATGGATCAAGCAATAGAAGACGGTGTAGATCTGATGTCATTGTCGTTAGGGTTCCACGAGACACAGTTTTACCAAAACCCTATCGCGATTGGAGCATTTGCAGCTATGGAAAAGGGGATATTTGTATCTTGCTCAGCTGGTAATGGGGGCCCTCATCCGTACACTATGTTTAATGGAGCTCCATGGATCACCACCGTTGGCGCAGGAACAATAGACCGAGATTTCGCGGCTTATGTTACGCCag GTGATCAGAAGTATGGAATCCTAATTGGGAAATCTATTTTCCCCCAAAATCTATTGGTAGAGAGGGTTCCTATATACTATGGATATGGAAACAAAAGCAAAGAAGCTTGTGATGATGGTTCTCTTGATCCCAAAGATGTTCAAGGCAAGTACATTTTCTGTGATGGAATGTCACAAACTGAATTGGAAACTAGTGGAGCTGCTGGAGCTATCTTCATTTCAGAGTCTGACGACAGTAAATTTCTCCGGCCAACAGACTTCAATCTGCCATATGTTGTGCTCGAACCGAAGGTCAGTCATCGGTTAAAAAATTACATAATCAACACCAAAAATGCAAGTATTAGCGTTAAGTATGGTGAAACTTTATTAGGTGTTAAGCCAGCTCCACAAGTATCACACACCTCCTCAAGAGGCCCCGACACGCAATCTCCATGGATCCTAAAACCCGATCTCTTGGCTCCAGGAGTCAATATCCTGGCTGCATGGGCACCGAATAGAGCAAGCGCACCAATCGGAGATGATTATTTGCTCAGTGATTACAAACTCGTATCCGGCACATCCATGGCTTCGCCACATGTTGTTGGCATCGCCACTTTACTGAAATCAACCCATCGTGACTGGAGCCCGGCTGCAATACGATCTGCGATGATGACAACAGCCGATATTCTCGACAATAACAGAAGCATAATCATGGACATAACCTTCGGCGAACCAG GTACCCCTCTGGATTACGGTGCGGGCCACGTTAACCCAAACAAGGCCATGGACCCTGGGCTGATTTATGACATCAAACCACAAGACTACATCAACTATCTATGTGCAATGAACTACACAAGACACCAAATCCAAATTTTTTCAAAGAAATCAGAGATTAATTGTTCAAATGCGACTCTTGATCTTAACTACCCTTCGTTTATGCTGATCTTAAATAACACAAACACCACTCGTTCCACTTTTCACAGAGTGTTAACAAATGTCGGGACGTCAAGTTCTTCATATCGAGCAGTGGTGGACACTCCTTCCACGGGGATGAACGTTGTTGTCAACCCTTCAACGATCTTTTTTGAAGGGAAATACAGTACAGCTACGTTTGAGGTGATTGTTGATGTTGACATAACTGATGCTCCTCCGGCCTATtatgggtattttggtaattgtgGATATCTAAGCTGGTTCGAGGTGAATGGAACTCATGTCGTTAGAAGTCCGATCGTATCTGCACTCGCACCCTAA
- the LOC110931976 gene encoding ATP-dependent DNA helicase PIF6-like has product MAKRQAIEAVDRTFQDIIGVSLRFGGKIMVMGGDFRQVLPVIKRGTRAQIVDSSVRMSPLWSLTKKMRLTINMRALKDPWFSKFLLRVGDGTEEPIEGNYIRIPDDMTIQCNNRENAIKELIHAIFPSIEDNVYSSDYIISRAILSTKNESVDEINNQMIEIFQGEEKVYYSFDEAEDDQRNFYPVEFLNSLNVSGLAPHKLRLKIGCPIILLRNIDPSHGLCNGTRLICKGFMRNVIDAEIAVGQHAGKRVFLPRIPLTLSEDDMFPFKLKRKQFPIRLSFSMTINKAQGQTIPNVGIYLPDSVFSHGQLYVALSRGISRQSTKMLVHLAKEFKQRGVYTSNVVYQEVLRD; this is encoded by the coding sequence ATGGCTAAACGACAGGCGATTGAGGCAGTCGATCGTACATTCCAAGACATTATAGGCGTTAGTCTCCGATTTGGTGGGAAGATAATGGTTATGGGAGGTGACTTCAGACAGGTGTTGCCGGTTATTAAACGTGGCACTCGAGCACAGATTGTAGACTCCAGCGTACGAATGTCACCTCTTTGGTCTTTGACTAAGAAGATGCGGTTGACCATAAATATGAGAGCGCTGAAAGATCCGTGGTTTTCTAAATTTCTTTTAAGAGTCGGCGATGGAACTGAAGAACCAATCGAAGGAAACTATATTCGCATACCCGATGACATGACAATTCAGTGCAACAACAGAGAAAACGCTATAAAAGAATTGATCCATGCCATCTTTCCATCAATTGAAGATAATGTATATTCTTCAGATTATATAATCTCTAGAGCAATATTGTCCACTAAAAATGAGAGTGTTGACGAGATTAATAATCAAATGATTGaaatttttcaaggggaggaaaAAGTTTATTACAGTTTTGATGAAGCTGAAGACGATCAGCGTAACTTCTATCCGGTCGAGTTCTTAAACTCGCTAAATGTTAGTGGTTTGGCGCCTCATAAGCTTCGTTTAAAAATTGGATGCCCAATAATATTGTTACGTAATATCGATCCATCACATGGCCTGTGTAATGGCACGCGGTTGATATGTAAGGGTTTCATGCGAAATGTTATTGATGCGGAAATTGCAGTCGGTCAACATGCCGGAAAAAGAGTTTTTTTGCCAAGAATCCCTCTAACCCTTTCTGAAGATGACATGTTCCCATTCAAGctgaaaagaaaacaatttccaATTCGACTTAGCTTTTCCATGACGATTAATAAAGCTCAAGGTCAAACAATTCCGAACGTTGGTATTTATCTACCGGATTCTGTATTTTCACATGGACAACTTTATGTCGCGTTATCAAGAGGGATTTCAAGACAAAGTACGAAGATGTTGGTACATCTCGCCAAAGAATTCAAACAACGCGGAGTTTACACATCAAATGTTGTCTACCAGGAAGTGTTGCGTGATTAA
- the LOC110931977 gene encoding uncharacterized protein LOC110931977 gives MTNGQPNHLNQASSSSTSTKAEKRKGYNKRYYAARKENNKVPKFGSGEVSQSASSLSLMSNRSTERTPLRSLQTNITQFTQMTNVNASSISTVRRKEYNGMHISNGSQITSTPTNDVTPTTTFPNVVDEVTTRTSRGVRIQPRTLLPQFSEVVDQPSFQNENVEDDPYNFVYDHLPREHRVLKERGACPDCGAKRFQFEFDTFCCMSGKNVLANSEIPEELHRLFTSQDEIGNIFRQNIRAYNTNFSFASMGVTLDDTLNNMRDVVYTFRAHRGIYHKIDQLVPRDGTPRSEYSQTIQPYFSCYDPLSYPLFFPNGESGWHANIPRHGVSINEVRNNDNIEGEMEEANTQSGRTTVAMREYYSYKFQIRSTENVLLFGGRLLQQFAVDVYIKIETSRLEFCERNQAKIRADLYQGLVDCVNDGEVHANRVGKRIVLPASFIGGPRDMRRRFLDAMTLFQDDGKPDMFHTMTCNPKWPEICDNLHVGQTAQDRPGLVSRVFRGKLEDLKEQLFKKHILGEIKSYVYVIEFQKRGLPHAHFLLIMYPQHKINNADNYDKVVCAEIPNKKRHPKLHEMVIKHMIHGPCGNLRLSNPCMQGDPKICRFHYPRQFNEQTTQGEDSYPLYRWRDTGIEVDVRGKTLDNRWVVPYNPRLLMMFNCHINVEVCSSIKSVKYLFKYVYKGHDKQVIQVDQSEPGVVVNEIKSFQDARYISPPEAMWRIFSFSLSQISPSVLALQLHLPNNQMVRFRDDDLMSNIVDRERDKRTMLTAFFERNRIDETAWVYLYKDFPKHFTWNGSTRRWNPRGRKNQRGRIVSANPAEGERYYLRLLLSNVRGPTSFEHLCTVNGQRCETFRKAALELGLIEDDEYLSQCLEEASTFQFPNALRRLFATIMIFCQPGDIRKLWNDQFESLSEDHRLHCQSIERVQNMVLTEISVLLQSMGKNINEFDLPKITDDFNLQDAGYRELQEEYGIVLEPEHLSAKDSLNPDQKNVFDEIMMHLDNDLPGVFFIDGLGGTGKTFLYIALLTEIRSRGLIALATASSGAAANNMPGGRTAHSRFKIPLNLENNSMCNIKK, from the exons ATGACTAATGGACAACCAAACCATCTTAATCAAGCTTCTAGCTCGAGTACATCTACTAAAGCTGAAAAACGAAAAGGGTATAACAAAAGATATTATGCTGCACGCAAAGAAAATAACAAAGTCCCCAAATTTGGGAGTGGTGAGGTCTCCCAAAGTGCTTCATCGCTATCTTTAATGAGTAATAGATCAACAGAAAGGACACCGTTAAGAAGTTTACAGACTAATATTACTCAATTTACCCAAATGACAAACGTGAACGCGTCAAGTATTTCTACCGTGAGACGTAAGGAGTACAATGGAATGCATATTTCAAACGGTAGTCAAATTACATCAACCCCGACCAATGATGTTACGCCGACAACCACATTCCCCAATGTAGTTGATGAAGTCACTACCAGAACATCACGAG GTGTTCGAATTCAACCACGTACACTTTTACCTCAATTTTCTGAAGTAGTTGATCAACCTTCCTTCCAAAATGAGAATGTAGAAGATGATCCATATAACTTTGTTTACGATCATTTACCTAGAGAACATCGTGTTTTAAAAGAACGTGGTGCATGTCCTGATTGTGGAGCAAAACGTTTTCAATTTGAATTTGATACCTTTTGTTGTATGAGTGGGAAAAATGTGTTAGCAAATTCAGAAATTCCAGAGGAATTGCACCGACTTTTCACATCGCAAGATGAAATTGGAAATATTTTTAGGCAAAACATTCGTGCTTATAACACGAATTTTTCTTTTGCCTCAATGGGAGTGACGTTGGATGATACATTGAACAATATGAGAGACGTTGTATATACTTTTCGTGCACATAGAGGAATATATCACAAAATCGACCAATTAGTTCCGAGGGATGGAACCCCTAG GTCTGAATATAGCCAAACTATTCAGCCGTACTTCAGTTGTTACGATCCATTGTCGTATCCTCTATTTTTTCCTAATGGTGAGTCGGGTTGGCATGCAAACATACCACGTCACGGAGTATCAATAAATGAGGTTCGCAACAATGACAACATCGAAGGAGAAATGGAAG AGGCTAACACACAAAGTGGTAGAACAACCGTGGCTATGCGAGAGTACTACAGTTACAAGTTCCAGATTCGATCTACCGAAAACGTGCTTCTGTTCGGTGGTAGACTGCTACAACAGTTTGCGGTAGATGTTTACATAAAAATAGAGACGTCACGCTTAGAATTTTGTGAGAGAAACCAGGCTAAGATACGGGCCGATTTGTACCAAGGTCTTGTGGATTGCGTCAATGATGGTGAGGTTCATGCAAACAGAGTCGGGAAAAGAATTGTGTTGCCTGCATCTTTCATCGGAGGGCCTCGCGACATGCGACGTCGGTTTCTAGATGCGATGACTTTATTTCAAGACGACGGCAAGCCTGATATGTTCCATACAATGACGTGTAATCCTAAGTGGCCTGAGATATGTGATAATTTACATGTTGGTCAAACTGCACAAGATCGTCCAGGCCTTGTTTCAAGAGTGTTCCGGGGTAAATTAGAAGATCTTAAGGAACAACTCTTCAAGAAACATATCCTTGGGGAAATTAAGTCATACGTTTATGTCATCGAATTTCAAAAGCGTGGTTTGCCGCACGCACATTTTCTCCTTATTATGTACCCGCAACACAAGATCAATAACGCGGACAATTATGATAAGGTTGTGTGTGCTGAAATTCCTAACAAAAAAAGACATCCCAAATTGCATGAGATGGTTATCAAACACATGATTCACGGTCCTTGCGGCAATTTACGATTAAGCAATCCTTGTATGCAGGGTGATCCTAAAATTTGTCGTTTTCACTATCCTAGACAATTTAATGAACAGACAACACAAGGAGAGGATTCGTATCCGTTGTATCGATGGAGAGACACCGGGATAGAAGTGGATGTACGAGGAAAAACACTTGATAATAGATGGGTGGTCCCATATAACCCAAGGCTTTTGATGATGTTTAACTGCCACATCAATGTTGAAGTTTGCTCAAGTATAAAATCTGTGAAATATCTTTTTAAATATGTTTATAAAGGACATGACAAACAGGTTATTCAAGTTGATCAAAGTGAGCCAGGGGTTGTTGTTAATGAGATAAAGAGCTTTCAAGATGCACGCTACATATCGCCCCCAGAGGCTATGTGGCGCATTTTTTCCTTCTCTCTTTCTCAAATCTCTCCTTCTGTTTTAGCCTTACAACTTCATCTCCCAAATAATCAGATGGTTAGATTTAGAGATGATGACTTAATGTCTAATATTGTTGATAGGGAAAGGGATAAGAGAACCATGCTAACAGCATTTTTTGAGAGAAATAGAATCGATGAAACAGCATGGGTATATttgtataaagattttccaaaacACTTTACGTGGAATGGAAGCACACGCCGTTGGAATCCTCGTGGCCGTAAAAACCAAAGAGGTCGTATCGTTTCCGCTAATCCAGCCGAAGGAGAAAGGTACTACTTACGCCTACTTTTGTCAAATGTCAGAGGGCCTACTTCTTTTGAACATCTATGCACAGTTAATGGTCAACGGTGTGAGACATTTCGAAAAGCAGCTCTTGAGTTAGGCTTAATAGAAGACGATGAATATCTATCACAATGTCTCGAAGAAGCCTCTACGTTTCAGTTTCCTAATGCTCTTCGAAGGTTATTTGCGACCATAATGATTTTTTGCCAACCTGGAGATATTCGAAAGTTATGGAATGACCAGTTTGAATCACTGTCTGAAGATCATCGGTTACACTGTCAAAGTATAGAACGAGTTCAAAATATGGTTCTTACTGAAATTAGTGTCTTGCTACAATCCATGGGTAAAAATATCAATGAATTCGACCTTCCTAAGATAACAGACGACTTTAACTTACAAGATGCAGGTTATCGTGAGTTACAAGAAGAGTATGGGATTGTTTTGGAACCTGAACACTTGAGTGCCAAAGATTCACTTAATCCGGACCAGAAAAACGTGTTTGATGAGATCATGATGCATCTTGATAATGATCTTCCAGGCGTGTTCTTTATTGATGGCCTAGGTGGAACTGGAAAAACATTTTTGTACATTGCCTTGCTTACTGAAATTCGATCACGTGGTCTTATTGCTCTCGCAACAGCTTCATCAGGTGCAGCGGCTAATAATATGCCAGGAGGTAGAACGGCTCACTCAAGATTCAAGATTCCTCTTAATCTTGAAAATAATTCAATGTGCAATATCAAAAAATAG
- the LOC110931978 gene encoding F-box/kelch-repeat protein At3g06240-like has product MADLPIETIFEILTRVPAKVVGRSRSRVLLIDDLTCSVHPIIFQSYDYGPRSIVTLPFDHQNNDVSILSHLNGLLCVCLNHTNELLLWNPTTTAFKRLSTPDSLGIYINNLDAVGLYADDADDYKVLHIKRRWGVYESYVYSRELNFWRNIPFLTRQEYLSPNFYWSPGTFCGGTLYFTLCECWVGGTNVVICFDINSEQFKEISFPPVPSTGFVQGVLVNVKNELHMFATTGWFEITIDLWTLKEDYWIKVLSCPPIPPISLSLWGDITHYVTNGNWFVMTKLGKLFTIEMDTKPFEILYPVTWFRGYKGAVFVETVVSPSI; this is encoded by the exons ATGGCTGACCTTCCTATTGAAACAATATTTGAGATATTAACGAGGGTGCCAGCGAAGGTCGTAGGACGTTCTAGGAGT AGAGTTCTCTTAATTGACGACCTAACATGCTCTGTTCATCCGATCATCTTTCAATCCTATGATTATGGGCCAAGGTCAATAGTTACATTACCATTCGACCACCAAAATAATGATGTGTCAATACTTTCACATTTGAATGGATTGTTGTGTGTTTGCTTGAATCATACAAACGAGTTGcttctttggaatccaacaacTACTGCTTTCAAGCGTTTGTCAACACCTGATTCTCTTGGAATCTATATAAATAATCTTGATGCCGTTGGTTTGTATGCTGATGATGCCGATGATTACAAGGTCTTGCATATCAAGCGTAGGTGGGGTGTATATGAAAGCTATGTTTATTCTAGGGAATTAAACTTTTGGAGAAATATTCCTTTCTTAACAAGACAAGAGTACCTTAGCCCCAATTTCTATTGGTCACCAGGCACATTTTGTGGTGGTACTCTGTATTTCACTCTTTGTGAATGTTGGGTTGGAGGTACAAATGTGGTGATTTGTTTTGATATTAATTCAGAGCAGTTCAAGGAGATAAGCTTTCCACCTGTTCCATCTACGGGATTTGTTCAAGGTGTTTTAGTGAATGTAAAAAATGAGCTTCACATGTTTGCCACGACTGGCTGGTTTGAGATAACAATTGACCTGTGGACGTTAAAAGAGGATTACTGGATTAAGGTCTTATCGTGTCCTCCGATCCCCCCAATATCATTGTCATTGTGGGGCGATATAACACATTACGTGACGAATGGTAATTGGTTTGTGATGACTAAATTAGGGAAGCTTTTTACTATTGAAATGGATACGAAGCCCTTCGAAATTCTTTATCCAGTTACTTGGTTTCGTGGTTATAAGGGTGCGGTGTTTGTGGAGACCGTCGTTTCACCAAGTATTTAG